The following proteins come from a genomic window of Mammaliicoccus sp. Marseille-Q6498:
- the gltB gene encoding glutamate synthase large subunit yields MAFNKDRRQLGLYDSIDEHDACGIGFYANMDNKRSHDIVLKSIEMLCRLDHRGGVGADGITGDGAGIMTEVPHLYFKQKLQLDLPEEEHYAVGMFFTDEKIAGSKHEEKFNAFFEEEGLKVISYRDVPVDTSVLAEHVAETMPHIQQVFVESVSSEHFDRSLFIARKQIERYGDEQDLDLYFASLSRRTIVYKGWLRSDQIKGLYIDLLDESYESKFGSVHSRFSTNTFPSWKRAHPNRLLMHNGEINTIKGNVNWMRARQDKLIDTIFGDVKDKIGTVLDESGSDSAIVDNALEFLSLSLPPEQAAMLLIPEPWLYNDTQDPKIRAFYEYYSYLMEPWDGPTMISFCDGDKLGALTDRNGLRPGRYTITDTNEIIFSSEVGVIDVDEEHVVFKGQLNPGKLLLVDFNENKVIENDELKQRIASEYPYDEWVSHKDLDVNSVVATPSNVDQDKLFELQRRFGYTKEEINKYMTELVSEKKDPIGAMGVDTPVAVLSSRPESLFNYFKQHFAQVTNPPIDSYREKIVTSELVYLGKEGNLLEPNKENTKRIQLNHPVLSKAQLEIIRESDYKTETVSTTYTGSLEVALEELGQHVSKAVRNGAEIIVLEDETVNDGEMKFAMPMLLAVSHIHQHLIRTGQRLDTSIVAYSGECREVHHVATLIGYGANAVVPYLAQYTIEDLTVAGRLTGTVEQNIDTYSQTLSAGVIKVMAKMGISTVQSYQGAQIFEAIGIGKDVIEKYFTGTPSKLSGISIETIDEENKARQSEKIKYLNSGSTFQWRLQGEYHAFNPKTIHLLQHACRDNNFDMYKEYSEAADNERMSHLRNLLDFNSDRSIDIDEVESADQIVTRFKTGAMSFGSISEEAHQTLAEAMNRIGGRSNSGEGGENPKRYIVKPDGTNYMSAIKQVASGRFGVTSDYLQHAKEIQIKVAQGAKPGEGGQLPGTKVYPWVAEVRGSTPGVGLISPPPHHDIYSIEDLAQLIHDLKNANKKADVSVKLVSKSGVGTIAAGVTKAFADKIVISGYDGGTGASPKTSIQHAGLPWEIGLSETHQTLMLNGLRSRVTLETDGKLMTGRDVALACALGAEEFGFATAPLVVLGCIMMRVCHKDTCPVGIATQNGDLRKLFTGKADHIVNFMYFVAEEIREILASLGLKTMDELVGRTDLLKVSNRYYSHPKAKELDLEALLFTNEGERHRSINQNHHLDEGFDLTKLYQDAKASIDHGEKFVGSYNISNTERDVGVITGSYITEVHGEPGLPEDTIHVQTFKHAGQSYGAFTPKGMTLHHTGDANDYFGKGLSGGKLILKAPNEDRENNIIVGNVCFYGATSGTSYINGKAGERFGVRNSGVNVVVEGVGDHGLEYMTGGRVVILGDVGRNFGQGMSGGVCYALPTDVEAFKEVNELDTLEFETLKDDDEIANLKHMLEEHVKYTDSKKAKAVLASFDTIVDKVVKVIPKDYKLMMQKISQHRLENEEDALLNAFFDERKSIDDGEELASVY; encoded by the coding sequence ATGGCATTTAATAAAGATAGAAGACAACTTGGCCTATATGATTCAATTGACGAGCATGATGCTTGTGGAATTGGTTTTTATGCCAATATGGACAACAAAAGATCACATGATATTGTATTAAAATCAATTGAAATGCTATGTAGGTTAGATCATAGAGGTGGAGTTGGAGCAGATGGGATAACTGGCGATGGTGCTGGTATCATGACTGAAGTCCCTCACCTCTATTTTAAACAAAAATTACAATTAGATTTACCAGAAGAAGAACATTACGCAGTTGGTATGTTTTTCACTGATGAAAAAATAGCTGGAAGTAAACACGAAGAAAAGTTTAACGCATTTTTTGAAGAAGAAGGACTTAAAGTAATTTCATATAGAGATGTTCCTGTAGACACTTCTGTATTAGCTGAACATGTTGCAGAAACGATGCCACATATTCAACAAGTATTCGTTGAAAGTGTTTCAAGTGAGCATTTTGATCGTTCGTTATTTATAGCGCGTAAGCAAATTGAGCGTTACGGAGACGAGCAAGATTTAGATTTATACTTTGCTAGTTTATCTAGAAGAACGATTGTTTATAAAGGGTGGTTACGTTCAGACCAAATTAAAGGCTTATACATTGATTTATTAGATGAGTCTTATGAATCTAAATTTGGTTCAGTTCACTCAAGATTTAGTACAAACACTTTCCCAAGTTGGAAAAGAGCACATCCAAACAGATTGTTAATGCATAACGGTGAAATTAACACGATTAAAGGTAACGTTAATTGGATGCGTGCAAGACAAGATAAATTAATTGATACAATTTTTGGTGACGTTAAAGATAAAATCGGAACTGTACTAGACGAATCAGGAAGTGACTCAGCTATAGTTGATAACGCTTTGGAATTCTTAAGTTTAAGCCTTCCTCCTGAACAAGCAGCGATGTTATTAATTCCTGAACCATGGTTATATAACGATACACAAGATCCTAAAATTAGAGCGTTCTATGAATATTACAGTTATTTGATGGAGCCGTGGGATGGTCCTACGATGATCAGTTTCTGTGATGGAGACAAACTAGGCGCGTTAACTGACCGTAATGGTTTGAGACCAGGTAGATACACAATTACAGATACGAATGAAATTATTTTCTCATCTGAAGTTGGTGTAATAGATGTTGATGAAGAACATGTCGTATTTAAAGGTCAATTAAACCCAGGTAAATTGTTGTTAGTTGATTTTAATGAAAATAAAGTCATCGAGAATGATGAACTTAAACAAAGAATTGCAAGTGAATATCCATATGATGAATGGGTGAGTCATAAAGACTTAGACGTAAATAGTGTCGTTGCGACACCATCTAATGTCGATCAAGATAAATTGTTTGAGCTTCAACGTCGATTCGGTTATACAAAAGAAGAAATTAATAAATATATGACAGAGCTAGTGAGTGAGAAAAAAGACCCTATCGGTGCGATGGGTGTAGATACACCAGTTGCTGTTTTAAGTTCAAGACCTGAATCTTTATTTAATTATTTTAAACAACATTTTGCTCAAGTAACGAATCCACCAATTGACTCTTATAGAGAGAAAATTGTAACAAGTGAATTAGTATATTTAGGTAAAGAAGGAAATCTTTTAGAGCCGAATAAAGAGAACACGAAGAGAATTCAACTTAATCATCCTGTACTATCTAAAGCGCAACTTGAAATCATACGAGAAAGTGATTATAAAACAGAAACAGTATCAACTACTTATACTGGCTCTCTTGAAGTAGCTTTAGAAGAACTAGGGCAACACGTGTCTAAAGCAGTGAGAAATGGCGCGGAAATTATCGTATTAGAAGATGAAACGGTTAACGATGGTGAAATGAAATTTGCTATGCCAATGTTATTAGCGGTAAGTCATATCCATCAACATTTAATCAGAACTGGACAAAGACTTGATACAAGTATAGTTGCTTATTCTGGTGAGTGTCGTGAAGTGCATCATGTAGCTACTTTAATTGGTTACGGTGCAAATGCAGTCGTACCTTATTTAGCACAATATACAATTGAAGATTTAACAGTTGCGGGACGTCTAACGGGTACTGTTGAACAAAATATTGATACGTATAGCCAAACATTATCAGCAGGTGTTATTAAAGTTATGGCTAAAATGGGTATTTCAACAGTTCAAAGTTATCAAGGCGCGCAAATATTTGAAGCAATCGGTATTGGCAAAGATGTTATCGAAAAATATTTCACAGGTACGCCGTCTAAACTTTCAGGTATCTCAATTGAAACGATAGATGAAGAAAATAAAGCAAGACAATCAGAAAAAATTAAGTATTTGAATTCAGGAAGTACTTTCCAATGGAGATTACAAGGTGAATACCATGCATTTAATCCTAAAACGATTCATTTACTTCAACATGCTTGTAGAGATAATAATTTCGACATGTATAAAGAATACTCAGAAGCGGCAGACAATGAGCGCATGAGTCATTTAAGAAACTTGCTTGATTTTAATTCAGATCGTTCTATTGATATCGATGAAGTAGAATCAGCTGACCAAATCGTTACGAGATTTAAGACAGGTGCTATGAGTTTTGGTTCGATTTCTGAAGAAGCGCATCAAACTTTAGCAGAAGCGATGAACCGTATTGGTGGACGTAGTAACAGTGGTGAAGGCGGAGAGAACCCTAAACGTTATATTGTGAAACCAGATGGCACAAATTATATGAGTGCGATTAAACAAGTTGCATCTGGACGATTTGGTGTAACGAGTGATTATTTACAACACGCAAAAGAAATCCAAATTAAAGTTGCACAAGGTGCAAAACCAGGTGAAGGTGGTCAATTACCAGGAACTAAAGTATATCCTTGGGTTGCTGAAGTTCGTGGTTCAACACCAGGTGTAGGGCTTATTTCTCCACCACCTCACCATGATATATATTCTATCGAGGATTTAGCGCAACTGATTCATGATTTGAAGAACGCAAACAAAAAAGCAGATGTAAGTGTGAAACTCGTTTCTAAATCAGGAGTAGGTACGATTGCTGCAGGTGTTACAAAAGCTTTTGCAGATAAAATTGTTATCAGTGGTTACGATGGCGGTACAGGTGCCTCTCCAAAAACGAGTATTCAACATGCCGGATTACCATGGGAAATCGGTTTATCTGAGACACATCAAACGCTTATGTTAAATGGTCTTCGTTCTCGTGTCACACTTGAGACGGATGGTAAATTGATGACTGGCCGTGATGTAGCATTAGCTTGTGCATTAGGTGCAGAAGAGTTCGGGTTCGCTACAGCGCCTTTAGTTGTATTGGGCTGTATTATGATGAGAGTTTGTCATAAAGATACATGTCCAGTAGGTATTGCGACACAAAATGGTGATTTACGTAAACTATTTACTGGTAAAGCGGACCATATCGTGAATTTCATGTACTTTGTTGCCGAAGAAATAAGAGAAATTCTTGCTTCTTTAGGATTGAAGACGATGGACGAATTAGTAGGTAGAACCGATTTATTGAAAGTTTCTAATCGCTATTATTCACATCCTAAAGCGAAAGAATTAGATTTAGAAGCTTTACTATTTACAAACGAAGGTGAAAGACATCGTTCTATAAATCAAAACCATCATCTTGACGAAGGATTTGATTTAACAAAACTTTATCAAGATGCTAAAGCTTCAATAGATCATGGTGAAAAATTTGTAGGTAGTTATAACATTAGCAACACAGAACGTGATGTTGGTGTTATAACAGGAAGTTATATTACTGAAGTACATGGTGAACCTGGTTTACCTGAAGATACAATTCATGTCCAAACATTTAAGCATGCAGGTCAAAGTTATGGTGCGTTTACGCCTAAAGGTATGACGTTACATCATACAGGTGATGCTAATGACTACTTTGGTAAAGGATTGTCTGGCGGGAAACTGATATTAAAAGCGCCTAACGAAGATAGAGAAAACAATATCATAGTAGGTAATGTTTGTTTCTATGGTGCTACTAGTGGTACATCATATATCAATGGTAAAGCTGGTGAGCGTTTCGGTGTAAGAAATAGTGGCGTGAACGTAGTAGTTGAAGGCGTTGGGGACCACGGACTTGAATACATGACTGGTGGACGTGTCGTCATCTTAGGTGATGTTGGACGTAACTTTGGTCAAGGTATGAGCGGTGGCGTATGTTACGCCTTACCTACAGATGTAGAAGCATTCAAAGAAGTGAACGAACTTGATACGCTAGAATTTGAAACTTTGAAAGATGACGATGAAATAGCGAACTTAAAACATATGTTAGAAGAGCATGTTAAGTATACAGATAGCAAGAAAGCAAAAGCAGTCTTAGCATCATTTGACACAATAGTAGATAAAGTTGTAAAAGTTATTCCTAAAGACTACAAACTCATGATGCAAAAAATTTCACAACATAGATTAGAGAATGAAGAAGATGCCTTGTTAAATGCATTCTTCGACGAACGTAAATCTATTGACGATGGAGAAGAACTAGCTTCTGTTTATTAA
- a CDS encoding glutamate synthase subunit beta: MGEFKGFMKYPKKQLDELSLKDRIEGYEPFQQRFTTEDAATQGARCMDCGTPFCQTGSSFGRDTIGCPIGNYIPEWNDLVYRKDYETAYERLSETNNFPEFTGRVCPAPCESSCVLAINNDSVAIKGIERTIIDEAYDMGLVKPKFPEQRLEEKVAIIGSGPAGLTAAEELNLLGYNVTVYERNHRPGGLLMYGIPSMKLDKKVIERRVKIMEESGIEFKTDVNVGKDITKEELDEQYDAIIVCTGSQKGRDLPLEGRMSFGIHFAMDYLTEQTQLQMGEIDEPTISAKGKNVIVIGAGDTGADCVATALRDDCKSVVQFNKYVRLTEKMEQNTSWPLPMPIFKLDYAHKEYREKFGFEPRAYGIQTMRYDVDQNGNVRGLYTQVLEETEDGMVIVEGTERHWPADLVLLSIGFEGTEHLVPHSFNLNTDRNKIIANEKDFRTNQEKVFVAGDARKGQSLVVWAIKEGRAVAKAVDESLKKKITI; the protein is encoded by the coding sequence ATGGGTGAATTTAAAGGTTTTATGAAGTATCCTAAAAAACAACTTGATGAGTTATCATTGAAAGATAGAATAGAAGGATATGAACCATTCCAACAACGATTTACAACTGAAGATGCTGCAACACAAGGTGCGCGTTGTATGGATTGTGGGACACCTTTCTGTCAAACAGGATCATCTTTTGGACGAGATACAATAGGGTGTCCGATTGGTAACTATATACCAGAATGGAACGACTTAGTGTATCGAAAAGATTATGAAACAGCTTATGAAAGATTATCAGAAACAAATAATTTCCCAGAATTTACTGGTCGAGTATGCCCAGCACCTTGTGAATCATCATGTGTATTAGCTATTAACAATGATTCAGTAGCAATAAAAGGTATTGAGCGCACAATTATCGATGAAGCGTACGATATGGGTCTCGTTAAACCGAAGTTCCCTGAACAACGCTTAGAAGAAAAAGTTGCGATCATTGGTAGTGGTCCGGCAGGCTTAACTGCAGCGGAAGAATTAAACTTATTAGGATATAATGTGACAGTATATGAGCGTAACCATCGTCCTGGTGGTTTGCTTATGTACGGCATTCCAAGTATGAAATTAGATAAAAAAGTGATTGAAAGACGCGTTAAGATAATGGAAGAATCTGGCATTGAATTCAAGACTGATGTCAATGTCGGTAAAGATATCACGAAAGAAGAATTAGATGAACAATATGATGCAATTATCGTTTGCACAGGTTCACAAAAAGGTCGTGACTTACCATTAGAAGGACGCATGAGCTTTGGTATTCATTTTGCAATGGATTATTTAACTGAGCAAACTCAACTTCAGATGGGAGAAATTGACGAGCCAACTATTTCAGCAAAGGGTAAAAATGTGATTGTTATCGGAGCGGGAGATACAGGTGCTGACTGTGTCGCTACAGCATTAAGAGACGATTGTAAATCAGTAGTACAATTTAATAAATATGTAAGATTAACTGAAAAAATGGAACAGAACACTTCATGGCCATTACCGATGCCTATTTTCAAGTTAGATTATGCACATAAAGAATATCGTGAGAAGTTTGGATTTGAACCTAGAGCTTATGGTATCCAAACAATGAGATATGATGTAGATCAAAATGGAAATGTGCGTGGACTTTATACACAAGTATTAGAAGAAACTGAAGATGGTATGGTTATCGTTGAAGGAACAGAACGTCATTGGCCAGCAGATTTAGTATTATTATCAATTGGATTTGAAGGAACAGAACATTTAGTTCCACATTCATTCAATTTAAATACTGATCGTAATAAAATCATAGCAAATGAGAAAGATTTTAGAACGAATCAAGAGAAAGTATTCGTTGCTGGAGATGCAAGAAAAGGACAAAGTTTAGTTGTTTGGGCAATAAAAGAAGGTCGTGCAGTCGCAAAAGCTGTAGATGAATCATTAAAGAAGAAAATTACAATTTAA
- a CDS encoding LD-carboxypeptidase, with translation MKANGLKRGDTIGVVALASPPKQERLKKGIERLTKQYGMKFKLAPNIDKIYGHLAGTDQERLQSFHDMLRDDEVKAIFCACGGYGTPRIVEQIDYELVKKHPKIIWGYSDITCLHNALRQQTGLVTFQGPMIASDIGDTYNEISLNSFKQLFDGTDLKYPSEQLTFEPLVSGRVESEIVGGCLSLLVSSLGTPYEIDTKGKILFIEDIGEEPYNIDGFLQQLKSAGKLDDAVGFIFGPFTNSEPKNPKKSLKMEEVLDFFIASLKKPAAYNLEIGHCTPHFGIPFGTKAILDVDQKLLEIESGVDI, from the coding sequence ATGAAAGCGAACGGGTTAAAAAGAGGAGATACTATTGGTGTGGTCGCATTAGCAAGTCCTCCTAAGCAAGAGCGTTTAAAAAAAGGTATTGAACGACTGACGAAACAATACGGGATGAAATTTAAATTAGCACCAAACATTGATAAAATTTATGGTCATTTAGCTGGTACAGATCAAGAGAGACTACAAAGTTTCCATGACATGTTACGAGATGATGAAGTAAAAGCAATCTTTTGTGCTTGTGGTGGTTACGGGACACCGAGAATTGTTGAGCAAATAGATTATGAACTCGTTAAAAAGCATCCGAAAATCATTTGGGGCTATAGTGATATTACTTGTTTACATAATGCACTTAGACAACAAACAGGTCTTGTAACTTTTCAAGGACCTATGATTGCTTCTGACATAGGAGATACTTATAATGAGATTTCTTTAAATAGTTTTAAACAATTATTTGATGGAACAGATCTGAAATATCCGTCTGAACAATTAACTTTTGAACCGCTCGTAAGTGGACGTGTTGAAAGTGAAATAGTTGGAGGATGTTTATCATTGTTAGTGTCCAGTTTAGGAACGCCATATGAAATTGATACAAAAGGTAAAATCCTTTTTATAGAAGATATAGGAGAGGAACCGTATAACATTGATGGTTTCTTACAACAATTAAAATCTGCCGGGAAATTAGATGATGCAGTTGGTTTTATTTTTGGACCATTTACAAATAGTGAGCCTAAAAATCCTAAAAAATCTTTAAAAATGGAAGAAGTTCTAGATTTCTTTATTGCTAGTTTAAAGAAACCGGCAGCTTATAATTTGGAAATAGGACATTGTACACCTCATTTTGGTATACCTTTTGGAACGAAAGCGATATTGGATGTTGATCAAAAGCTATTAGAAATAGAATCGGGCGTTGATATTTAA